A window from Maridesulfovibrio ferrireducens encodes these proteins:
- a CDS encoding CheR family methyltransferase, with protein MLKSTMKDIDEVVSITPKMKDTDFKKFSNLIKSEFGIKMPLSKKTMLEARLQKRLRALGMISHSEYCDFLFSPGGLEKELTSLIDVVTTNTTDFFREPKHFELLLTTVLPELIRRSSAPVKIWSAGCSSGEEPYTLGIVLSEFAEKNPDFNFSILATDISNEILNKAINAVYPMSKVDVIPMVMKKKYLLKSKNKANQLVRIAPEVRRKVEFRRLNFMESFPFKDEKDIIFCRNVVIYFDRATQYTLFNKFCAKLSKGGFLFIGHSESISGMELPVRQIAPTVYQKI; from the coding sequence ATGTTAAAATCTACAATGAAAGATATTGATGAGGTTGTTTCTATCACTCCTAAAATGAAGGATACTGATTTCAAAAAATTCAGTAACTTGATCAAGAGTGAATTCGGAATTAAAATGCCTCTTTCGAAAAAGACCATGCTTGAGGCAAGGCTTCAGAAAAGATTACGCGCTTTAGGGATGATATCCCATTCTGAGTATTGCGATTTTTTATTCAGTCCCGGTGGACTTGAAAAAGAACTTACTTCGCTTATTGATGTTGTTACGACTAATACAACTGATTTTTTTCGTGAGCCTAAGCATTTCGAGCTTCTCCTCACCACTGTTTTGCCTGAATTGATCCGGCGTAGTTCTGCTCCTGTTAAAATTTGGTCTGCCGGCTGTTCCAGTGGAGAAGAACCGTATACTTTGGGTATTGTGTTAAGCGAGTTTGCTGAAAAAAATCCTGATTTTAATTTTTCAATTCTAGCAACGGATATTTCAAACGAGATACTCAATAAAGCTATAAATGCTGTGTACCCTATGAGTAAAGTTGATGTTATTCCGATGGTTATGAAAAAAAAATATCTGCTTAAAAGTAAAAACAAAGCTAATCAGTTAGTTAGAATTGCTCCTGAAGTAAGGCGCAAGGTGGAGTTTCGCAGATTAAATTTTATGGAAAGTTTTCCATTTAAGGATGAAAAAGATATAATATTTTGTCGCAATGTTGTGATCTATTTTGACAGGGCTACGCAATATACTCTTTTTAATAAATTTTGTGCAAAGCTGTCTAAGGGTGGATTTTTGTTTATTGGTCATTCCGAAAGTATTTCAGGAATGGAATTACCTGTGAGGCAAATTGCCCCTACTGTTTACCAGAAGATTTGA
- a CDS encoding chemotaxis protein CheA: MSDDMTTQVFKEEAFELLGELESSLLELEDLPDDMDLINRVFRALHTIKGSGSMFGFDAIAGFTHHVETVFDMVRNGDLPITKELLTLVLSSRDHIYTMLQSPSGEGEAGQGDSILEGLRTIASGDSADEVSSDTEMNAAVEVDTEYFEAEKSKIEDSKIDDTDVEEVLISDNAVVWKYLFKIIISSGEADDVSKDALYPLFEELARIGEIKSEVVFADFENNSAHSGIWWEVLFLSNSDSSSIEEIFFFTDVPITVKVCEQDQAKLDEYLAEIKVEIDKPDTSIEELAVHDSSDDQDFGPPVIDKSTDVRKLGEILVDRGDLTQDNLNEVLADQKPIGELLAAKGVVARDKIDSALAEQSASKETVATRRKMDVTSSLRVSAEKLDLLVDLVGELVIVQAQICQVVGEKNDPSLTALSEELERLSDELRDSTLGIRMLPIGTTFSKFRRLVRDLSDELGKEIELHTIGAETELDKTVIERLGDPLIHLLRNSIDHGVELPAVRESKGKSRRGNITLTAEHSGGEVVILIKDDGKGISKDVIFAKAVEKGIVTADAELTTKEVFNLIFEPGFSTAESVTSVSGRGVGMDVVKRAIDSLRGRIDIDSQEGKGSLITIRLPLTLAIIDGLQVKVEDGYFVIPLSLVEECVELTRKNVEEANGQQFVNLRGEIVPYIRIREWFDIEGESPLIEQIVITGLEGSRIGVVVDTVIGEHQTVIKSLGRVYRDVEGISGATIKGDGTLALILDIPKLFRTVLAEIKAAC, encoded by the coding sequence ATGTCCGATGATATGACTACTCAGGTTTTTAAAGAGGAGGCTTTTGAGCTTTTAGGTGAGCTTGAATCCTCTCTTTTAGAACTTGAAGATCTGCCAGATGATATGGATTTGATCAATCGAGTCTTTAGAGCTCTTCACACGATCAAAGGCTCTGGTTCCATGTTTGGTTTTGATGCGATTGCCGGTTTTACTCATCACGTGGAAACCGTTTTTGATATGGTTCGAAACGGCGATCTTCCAATTACCAAAGAATTGCTGACCTTGGTTTTGTCTTCCCGCGACCATATTTATACAATGCTGCAATCTCCTTCCGGTGAAGGAGAAGCAGGTCAAGGCGATAGTATTCTTGAAGGCCTTAGGACAATTGCATCCGGGGACTCCGCTGACGAAGTGTCGTCTGATACTGAAATGAATGCTGCTGTTGAAGTTGACACTGAATATTTTGAAGCAGAAAAGTCTAAAATCGAAGATTCTAAAATTGACGACACTGATGTCGAAGAAGTGCTGATTTCAGATAACGCCGTTGTTTGGAAATACCTTTTTAAAATAATTATCAGTTCTGGTGAAGCGGATGATGTTTCAAAAGATGCTTTGTATCCTCTTTTTGAAGAGCTTGCCCGTATCGGAGAAATTAAATCGGAAGTAGTTTTTGCTGACTTTGAAAATAATTCAGCACATTCTGGAATATGGTGGGAAGTTCTTTTTTTAAGCAACAGTGACAGCTCCTCTATTGAAGAAATTTTCTTTTTTACCGACGTTCCTATTACAGTGAAGGTTTGCGAACAGGATCAAGCTAAATTAGATGAATATCTTGCTGAAATTAAGGTTGAAATAGATAAGCCTGATACAAGTATTGAAGAACTCGCAGTTCACGACAGCTCGGATGACCAGGATTTTGGCCCTCCCGTGATTGACAAATCTACAGATGTTAGAAAACTGGGTGAAATCCTTGTCGATAGAGGCGATCTTACTCAGGATAATCTTAATGAGGTTCTTGCTGATCAAAAACCCATTGGTGAATTGTTGGCAGCCAAAGGTGTTGTTGCCCGGGATAAAATTGACAGTGCTTTAGCCGAGCAGAGCGCCAGTAAAGAAACTGTTGCTACCCGCCGTAAAATGGATGTGACCTCTTCACTCAGGGTTTCAGCGGAAAAGCTTGATTTGCTGGTTGATCTGGTTGGAGAATTAGTAATTGTTCAGGCTCAGATATGCCAAGTTGTCGGTGAAAAAAATGATCCTTCCCTTACTGCTCTTTCGGAAGAACTGGAACGTCTTTCGGACGAATTAAGAGATAGCACCCTCGGAATAAGAATGCTTCCTATCGGTACAACTTTCAGTAAATTCAGAAGGTTGGTGCGTGATCTTTCTGATGAACTTGGTAAAGAAATTGAGTTACATACAATCGGGGCAGAGACCGAATTAGATAAGACAGTGATTGAAAGGTTGGGCGATCCTTTAATTCATTTGCTGCGAAACTCTATTGATCACGGTGTGGAACTTCCTGCTGTCCGTGAATCAAAAGGAAAGTCTCGTCGTGGGAATATAACTTTAACCGCGGAACATTCCGGCGGAGAAGTTGTTATTTTGATCAAAGATGATGGTAAAGGTATATCGAAAGATGTCATTTTTGCGAAAGCCGTAGAAAAAGGCATTGTTACTGCGGATGCAGAGCTTACAACGAAAGAAGTTTTCAACCTCATTTTTGAGCCTGGTTTTTCTACAGCCGAGAGCGTTACAAGTGTTTCCGGCCGAGGGGTCGGAATGGATGTTGTAAAGCGCGCGATTGATTCATTGCGAGGGCGCATTGATATAGACAGTCAGGAAGGGAAAGGCTCTCTTATTACAATCAGGCTGCCATTGACTCTTGCTATTATTGATGGATTGCAGGTTAAAGTTGAAGATGGGTATTTTGTAATTCCTCTCTCTCTTGTTGAAGAGTGTGTTGAATTGACTCGTAAAAATGTTGAAGAAGCAAATGGTCAGCAGTTTGTTAATTTGCGTGGGGAAATTGTTCCTTACATTCGTATCAGAGAGTGGTTTGACATAGAGGGAGAATCTCCACTTATAGAACAAATTGTAATAACCGGACTTGAAGGTAGTAGAATAGGTGTAGTTGTTGATACAGTAATAGGTGAACATCAAACAGTTATTAAAAGCCTCGGTAGAGTTTATAGAGATGTGGAAGGTATATCCGGTGCAACTATTAAAGGCGATGGAACTTTAGCTTTAATCTTAGATATACCAAAGCTTTTCCGTACTGTTCTGGCAGAAATAAAGGCAGCATGTTAA
- a CDS encoding DUF2062 domain-containing protein has translation MPKEVSRYARLKRFIRLYYLKVVRLNASPHQVAMGVASGVFGGCFPVIPGLPLQTVIAVIAAFVTRSSKVAAIVATWISNPLNWLLFYYIQFKIGSFLLPIDVKFDPATWQVSDFMAIGWQGVTILMFGGFILAIPMSIASYFIALFFIRRHRKRKALRMLARRKKL, from the coding sequence ATGCCAAAAGAAGTCAGCAGGTATGCCAGATTAAAAAGATTTATTCGTTTGTATTACCTTAAAGTTGTGCGTCTTAACGCCTCTCCTCATCAAGTTGCGATGGGGGTGGCCAGTGGTGTTTTCGGTGGATGTTTTCCCGTTATTCCGGGGCTTCCTTTGCAAACAGTTATAGCTGTTATTGCTGCTTTTGTTACCAGAAGCAGCAAAGTTGCAGCTATTGTCGCCACTTGGATCTCAAATCCTCTTAACTGGCTTTTATTTTATTATATTCAATTTAAAATTGGATCATTTTTGCTTCCAATAGATGTTAAATTTGACCCTGCAACATGGCAAGTGTCAGACTTTATGGCGATTGGGTGGCAAGGGGTTACTATTTTAATGTTCGGTGGCTTTATTTTAGCTATTCCTATGTCCATCGCTTCATATTTTATTGCTCTATTTTTTATTAGAAGACATAGAAAGCGCAAGGCGTTGCGTATGCTGGCAAGAAGAAAGAAATTGTGA
- the fusA gene encoding elongation factor G has translation MSDNSDFSAKSIEKIRNIGIIAHIDAGKTTVTERMLYFSGKIHRLGEVHEGTATMDYMPEEQERGITITSAVTACFWGKNTINIIDTPGHVDFTIEVQRSLRVLDGAVGVFCAVGGVEPQSETVWRQSENFGVPKLVFINKMDRLGADFEAVLESMVERLKIKILPVQIPDGAGDEFAGVFDLIRLNKIVYDEDENGEIFEISELSEQELERVSPWRERMCDTLSEFDDEFLERYLNDEIDPDYIESVIRKATLQLELVPVFAGSALKNVGVQPLMDGIGKYLPSPLEVSQVKGVDPLTGVERTVDPSVSADFQALVFKIVMDLGRKIVLMRIYSGKIDAGDTVKNVTQGTVERIDRLFRMHAGRKEKLEVAGVGDIVAVAGLKNSRTGDTLSTSEKPIILEQIELYKPVISLAIEPRNSDESEKLDDVLDKYLQEDPTLNLKTDEDTGQIILSGMGELHLEVVLERMRREYGLAPRAGKPQVVYQEVPGKLAEAEEEFDKQIGDEKHYGCVRLSVEPSTRGDGRNVSFEIDTGLWASEWLDAVAEGIDDSLQCGVLKGFPVQDIRVRILELKKKDGESSEQGYHLAAGRALKKALAASAPKLMEPIMDIEVSAPDDFIGEVIGLLGSKGARIENMLDRNGQKVVQALAPLSKMFGFSTELRSSTQGRSGFVMKFHSFDVLDK, from the coding sequence ATGAGTGATAACTCTGATTTTTCTGCAAAGAGTATTGAAAAAATACGAAATATTGGAATTATTGCACACATAGATGCCGGTAAAACAACTGTTACCGAGCGTATGCTGTATTTTTCAGGCAAAATTCACAGACTGGGTGAGGTGCATGAAGGCACAGCCACGATGGATTATATGCCGGAAGAACAGGAGCGCGGAATTACGATTACTTCCGCTGTAACTGCTTGTTTTTGGGGTAAAAATACAATCAATATAATTGATACTCCCGGGCATGTCGATTTTACTATAGAAGTGCAGCGTTCACTTAGAGTTCTTGATGGCGCTGTCGGTGTTTTTTGCGCTGTCGGGGGTGTTGAGCCGCAGTCTGAAACCGTTTGGCGGCAGAGTGAAAATTTCGGAGTTCCAAAGCTTGTTTTCATAAACAAAATGGACAGGCTCGGAGCTGATTTTGAAGCTGTTCTAGAATCCATGGTGGAGCGGCTTAAAATAAAAATTCTTCCAGTTCAAATCCCAGATGGTGCCGGGGATGAATTTGCAGGAGTTTTTGATCTCATCCGTCTTAATAAAATTGTATATGACGAAGATGAGAATGGTGAAATATTTGAGATATCGGAGCTCAGTGAACAGGAATTGGAACGGGTCTCTCCTTGGCGTGAGAGAATGTGCGATACACTTTCTGAGTTTGACGATGAATTTTTAGAGCGATATTTAAATGATGAAATAGATCCCGATTATATAGAATCTGTTATCCGCAAAGCGACATTACAGCTTGAACTTGTTCCAGTCTTTGCCGGGTCCGCTTTAAAAAATGTCGGAGTGCAGCCTTTAATGGACGGGATCGGTAAGTACTTACCAAGTCCGCTTGAAGTCTCTCAGGTTAAAGGAGTTGATCCTCTTACAGGTGTTGAAAGGACGGTGGACCCGTCTGTATCGGCTGATTTTCAGGCTCTGGTTTTTAAGATTGTTATGGATTTAGGGCGCAAAATAGTGCTTATGCGAATCTATTCCGGAAAAATAGACGCGGGCGATACCGTTAAGAACGTGACTCAAGGGACCGTTGAAAGAATTGATCGTCTTTTCAGGATGCATGCCGGTCGTAAGGAAAAGCTGGAAGTTGCAGGAGTCGGTGATATTGTTGCTGTGGCCGGTCTTAAGAATTCCCGCACTGGCGACACGCTTTCTACTTCCGAAAAGCCCATTATACTCGAACAGATTGAATTATATAAGCCGGTTATTTCGTTGGCAATCGAGCCAAGAAACTCCGATGAATCCGAAAAACTGGATGATGTTCTAGATAAATATCTACAAGAAGATCCTACTCTTAACCTTAAAACGGATGAAGACACCGGACAGATAATTTTATCTGGTATGGGAGAGCTTCATTTAGAAGTTGTGCTGGAAAGAATGCGCAGGGAGTACGGGCTTGCACCTAGAGCCGGTAAACCGCAAGTTGTATATCAGGAAGTTCCGGGCAAATTGGCGGAAGCTGAAGAAGAATTTGACAAGCAAATAGGTGATGAGAAACATTATGGCTGTGTAAGATTGTCTGTTGAGCCTTCAACGCGTGGTGATGGACGAAATGTCAGTTTTGAAATTGATACTGGACTGTGGGCTTCTGAATGGCTAGATGCTGTGGCGGAAGGTATAGACGATTCCCTTCAGTGCGGAGTTCTAAAAGGATTTCCCGTTCAGGATATTAGAGTGCGTATTTTAGAACTTAAAAAGAAAGATGGTGAATCCAGCGAGCAGGGTTATCATCTTGCGGCAGGGCGTGCGCTTAAGAAGGCTTTAGCAGCTTCAGCTCCAAAGCTGATGGAACCGATTATGGATATTGAAGTTTCCGCTCCTGATGATTTTATAGGAGAAGTGATAGGGTTGCTGGGATCTAAAGGGGCCCGCATTGAAAATATGCTTGACCGGAATGGTCAGAAAGTTGTGCAGGCTCTTGCTCCGCTCAGTAAAATGTTCGGATTTTCCACTGAGTTACGGTCGTCAACGCAAGGCCGTTCAGGATTTGTAATGAAATTTCATAGTTTTGATGTTCTTGATAAGTAG
- a CDS encoding histidinol dehydrogenase produces the protein MTEDNFAFPEWLDDFQITDEVFAVAYEAVLPPQRAWMKKTIAQVYAVNSPDSPQSKWTVNTWKGGFETEIANSPLDCVLMLVDKGATSAVRILAALAPALAVGVQNILVVFVGEGELSQPVLTGFELAGQEAVVSLSDDKFSELISFVYESEVSTAILDLRSCPTDLSYSENVRYWRAPNISVISICADEDGPDMDVVKFAHPDVTIEETTIEDLAESGGDVAIVPAELIGEALVDFKMVLSHEQEGCWMWNNLTDRFFRKDSVALAVCL, from the coding sequence ATGACCGAAGATAACTTTGCTTTTCCTGAATGGCTGGATGATTTTCAAATTACTGATGAAGTTTTTGCTGTAGCCTATGAGGCTGTTTTGCCTCCTCAAAGAGCTTGGATGAAAAAGACAATTGCTCAGGTTTATGCTGTCAATTCTCCTGATTCACCGCAAAGCAAGTGGACCGTAAATACATGGAAGGGCGGTTTTGAAACTGAGATAGCAAATTCGCCGCTTGATTGTGTACTTATGCTTGTTGACAAGGGAGCTACTTCCGCAGTTAGAATTCTTGCCGCACTTGCCCCCGCTTTAGCGGTCGGGGTTCAGAATATTTTAGTTGTCTTCGTCGGAGAAGGGGAACTTTCTCAGCCTGTTTTGACGGGGTTTGAACTTGCCGGGCAGGAAGCTGTTGTTTCGCTCTCCGACGATAAATTCTCAGAGCTGATTTCGTTTGTATATGAATCAGAAGTGTCAACCGCAATTCTTGATCTCAGATCATGCCCGACTGATCTCAGCTATTCTGAGAACGTACGATACTGGCGGGCTCCGAATATTTCGGTTATTTCAATCTGCGCGGACGAAGATGGTCCTGATATGGACGTTGTTAAGTTTGCTCACCCTGATGTGACAATCGAAGAAACGACAATAGAAGACCTTGCTGAATCCGGCGGAGACGTCGCAATTGTTCCTGCGGAACTTATAGGGGAAGCTTTGGTTGATTTTAAAATGGTACTTTCTCATGAGCAGGAAGGTTGCTGGATGTGGAATAATCTTACAGACCGATTCTTTAGAAAAGATTCTGTAGCGCTGGCTGTTTGTTTATAG
- a CDS encoding outer membrane protein assembly factor BamD, with protein sequence MRNRIFCFVLFCILIFSTTGCGVIDYYFLPKPDDTAQELYEAGVESMKDKDYTNASDFFAKLKDRYPFSPFTVKAEISLGDAYYLDGKFFDASEAYKEFAALHPGNEEIPYVLFQIGLSNFSLFSSIDKPQHSVSEALEYFYRVEEAYPDSEYATASKDYIVKCRRALADQELFIADFFWRSAKFGAAWKRYAFVVRNFKDLPEVRKYAIKQAEMSYYEYQKTLSQAEREKLQGTWKELVDWL encoded by the coding sequence TTGTTTTGTTTTGTATTTTGATTTTCAGCACCACCGGATGTGGTGTTATCGATTACTATTTTCTTCCTAAGCCCGACGATACTGCGCAGGAACTTTATGAAGCCGGTGTAGAATCCATGAAGGATAAAGATTATACCAATGCTTCCGATTTTTTTGCGAAGTTAAAAGATCGTTATCCTTTCAGTCCGTTCACAGTAAAAGCTGAAATCAGCCTCGGTGATGCGTATTACCTTGATGGTAAATTTTTTGATGCTTCGGAAGCTTATAAAGAATTTGCAGCTCTTCACCCAGGTAACGAAGAAATTCCATATGTCCTTTTTCAAATAGGACTCAGTAACTTTTCGTTGTTCAGTTCAATAGATAAGCCTCAGCATAGTGTGAGCGAAGCTCTTGAATATTTTTATCGAGTTGAAGAAGCTTACCCTGACAGTGAGTACGCAACTGCGTCAAAAGATTATATTGTAAAATGCAGACGGGCTCTTGCGGATCAAGAACTGTTTATTGCGGACTTTTTCTGGAGATCAGCTAAATTCGGCGCTGCGTGGAAAAGATATGCCTTTGTAGTACGTAATTTCAAAGATCTTCCTGAAGTGCGCAAGTATGCTATAAAGCAGGCTGAAATGTCGTATTATGAATATCAGAAAACGCTTTCCCAGGCTGAAAGGGAAAAATTACAAGGTACTTGGAAGGAACTTGTAGATTGGTTGTAA